AAGTTATTCCAACACACAAGCTGGCAGCCTCTGATTAAACTGGAAGATTCATTGAAAGAGAGTTTAAACTACAAAAAAATTATTGATTGACAATAATATAACAATAGGTTATAATGCTGAGTTTGAGTCGCTAGCTCAGTTGGTAGAGCACCGCCCTTTTAAGGCGGGCGTCCTGGGTTCGAATCCCAGGCGACTCATAGAACAAAACGACGTCCCCATCGTCTAGCTCGGCCTAGGACATCGGCCTTTCACGTCGGTAACACGGGTTCGAATCCCGTTGGGGACGCCACTTATATCCTTGATTTTAAAGGATATATTTTCTCAAGCCCCACTAAAAAACCGTCACCAGCTTTAGGGGAGACGTCAAGGAGCTTTCGACGAAGCCAACAAAGTTAATCGAATGAATGCAACTTGGTATCAGTGTAATTTGCCAGGTAGCAGAGGGCGGCAAAGTCGTAAGCGAAGTGACAGAGCATGGGGGCAAGCAGGGTTCCGGTGAAGGAGTACAGAGCACCCAGGTATAAACCCATGAGTGTTGCAAAGACAAAATACACAGGGTTAATAAAATGAAAAAGCCCAAAGACCAGACTCGATGTTATCAATCCGGTCTTTATCTGAAGAGCTCCACGGAAAAAGGCTTCCTCACAAATGCCGGCAATTATTGAAATAAAAAAAATATCTCCTACCGTTGCCTCTGAAAACAGACCTCTTATCTCTTTAAGCATAAAGATTCTTGATTTTTTAAGGAAAGCAATATTGTCGGCGGCTTTTGAAAGAGTGAAGACAAAGAGGCCAAATGGAAAAACTGCAAAGAGGATGCCGTAAGCAGCCTCTTTTAAAATGTTCTTAGGGGTTGGGATGAGGTCAAACTCATAGTACCAGGCCATGGCAACGGCACACAACAGAGCGCCTGCTTCTGTCATAATTGCAAGTAAGAGGAGCCTGTTTCTGGAAATTTTAGGTTGGACAGGCAAAATACTAAAGCCTCATTGTAATGCCTTTAGAGTTGAGAAACTCTTTGGCCTCTCTGATGGAATACTCCCTGTAATGAAAGATGGAAGCGGCCAGAACGGCATCCGCCTTACCAAAGGCCAGTGCATCATATAAATGCTGCAGAGTGCCCGCCCCTCCTGAGGCAATAACCGGAATTCCCACAGCCTCGGAAATTGCCCTGTTCAATTCTATGTCATAACCGCTTTTGGTGCCGTCTTTGTCCAT
Above is a genomic segment from Nitrospirae bacterium YQR-1 containing:
- a CDS encoding CPBP family intramembrane metalloprotease — its product is MTEAGALLCAVAMAWYYEFDLIPTPKNILKEAAYGILFAVFPFGLFVFTLSKAADNIAFLKKSRIFMLKEIRGLFSEATVGDIFFISIIAGICEEAFFRGALQIKTGLITSSLVFGLFHFINPVYFVFATLMGLYLGALYSFTGTLLAPMLCHFAYDFAALCYLANYTDTKLHSFD